One window of Parasegetibacter sp. NRK P23 genomic DNA carries:
- a CDS encoding zinc-dependent peptidase yields MEMIYTILIALLIAGVVFLCRKAGEKWFFKRHLRRFAQHAPHYHQVISANFMYYNRLPTEEQQKFLFRTFLFRHSHRFHYVEIEEHDEMPILISAVAVQLTLGLDHFLLNYFRNIYVLREDYQYGYYSMPFMGHVDHSGIYLSWDNFRKGIRQMTTNSNLGLHEMAHALAYVNFVSETEEDKHFKKEFHQFSKVARPIFNEMQKGKSTLLGEYAASNYNEFWAVSVEVFFENPVSLRRELPDLYEAMRKLLRQDPLCAA; encoded by the coding sequence ATGGAAATGATCTACACTATTCTGATCGCGCTATTGATCGCAGGAGTCGTCTTCTTATGCAGGAAGGCGGGAGAAAAATGGTTCTTCAAACGCCATCTTCGGCGCTTCGCGCAGCATGCCCCGCATTACCACCAGGTGATCTCGGCCAATTTCATGTATTACAACAGACTTCCCACAGAGGAGCAGCAAAAGTTTCTATTCCGGACCTTTCTTTTCCGCCACTCCCACCGCTTCCATTATGTGGAAATCGAGGAGCACGATGAAATGCCCATCCTCATCAGCGCCGTAGCCGTGCAACTCACATTGGGCCTGGATCATTTTTTACTGAATTACTTCCGCAACATCTATGTGCTCCGTGAAGACTACCAATATGGTTATTACTCCATGCCCTTCATGGGCCACGTGGACCACAGCGGCATCTACCTCTCCTGGGACAACTTCAGGAAAGGCATCCGCCAGATGACCACGAACTCCAACCTCGGTTTACACGAAATGGCACACGCCCTCGCGTACGTGAATTTCGTTTCAGAAACGGAGGAGGATAAGCACTTCAAAAAAGAGTTCCACCAGTTCTCTAAAGTGGCACGTCCTATTTTTAACGAGATGCAGAAAGGAAAGAGCACTTTGCTGGGTGAATACGCGGCATCGAATTACAACGAATTCTGGGCGGTGAGCGTGGAGGTATTTTTTGAGAACCCGGTTAGTTTACGAAGGGAGTTGCCGGATTTGTATGAGGCGATGCGGAAATTGTTGCGGCAGGATCCGCTGTGTGCGGCATAG
- a CDS encoding FAD-binding oxidoreductase, with protein sequence MRTKVLILGQGLCGTWLSYFLEQAGISYIVLDKAPGITSSRVASGVINPVTGRRLQKTWMAEQLLPFAETHYKAMGALLNEELISATTIRNFFPTFQMQEAYRKVAEEDPHYVNPWSDGAEWSSYFEFMFGAGEIAPAYWIRLRTMLDAWRKKLVATNKLVEDIFEWSEVSVEQNIVHYKDIEAEYIVCCDGVAALDNPYFSRLPFAPNKGEALLLSIPGLPGGNIYKKGITLVPWDEPGVFWAGSTYELRFTDPGPTEQFRTNTLLQLKNFLKLPFEVIDHWAAVRPATVERRPFVGFHPVFPRVGILNGMGTKGCSLAPWFAKELTAHITDNTPITPQAAVDRFRGLLTKQIS encoded by the coding sequence ATGCGCACTAAGGTATTGATCCTCGGCCAGGGCCTCTGCGGCACCTGGCTGAGTTATTTTCTCGAGCAGGCAGGAATCAGCTATATTGTTTTGGACAAAGCTCCAGGCATCACATCTTCCCGTGTTGCTTCGGGCGTAATCAACCCGGTAACCGGGCGCAGGCTTCAAAAAACCTGGATGGCCGAACAATTGCTGCCTTTCGCGGAAACGCACTACAAAGCGATGGGCGCATTGCTGAACGAGGAACTTATTTCGGCCACCACGATCCGTAATTTTTTTCCCACCTTCCAGATGCAGGAGGCTTACCGTAAAGTGGCGGAAGAGGACCCGCATTATGTGAATCCCTGGAGTGATGGCGCTGAATGGAGTTCTTATTTCGAATTTATGTTTGGGGCCGGCGAAATTGCCCCGGCCTATTGGATCAGGCTCCGGACCATGCTGGATGCGTGGCGGAAAAAACTGGTCGCCACCAATAAGTTGGTGGAAGATATTTTTGAATGGAGTGAAGTGTCGGTGGAACAAAATATTGTTCATTACAAAGACATTGAGGCGGAATACATCGTTTGTTGTGATGGGGTGGCGGCCCTGGATAACCCGTATTTTTCCCGGCTGCCCTTTGCCCCGAATAAGGGAGAGGCGCTGTTGCTTTCCATACCGGGATTGCCCGGCGGAAATATTTACAAAAAGGGGATCACGCTGGTGCCCTGGGATGAGCCGGGTGTATTCTGGGCGGGGTCCACTTATGAACTGCGGTTCACTGATCCTGGTCCGACCGAGCAATTCAGAACGAACACGTTGTTGCAACTGAAAAATTTTCTGAAACTGCCTTTTGAAGTGATCGATCATTGGGCGGCGGTGCGTCCTGCCACGGTGGAACGAAGGCCTTTTGTGGGATTTCATCCTGTGTTTCCAAGGGTAGGGATACTCAATGGGATGGGCACCAAAGGCTGCTCGCTTGCGCCCTGGTTCGCAAAAGAGCTAACAGCACATATTACAGACAACACGCCCATTACACCGCAGGCGGCGGTAGACCGTTTCCGGGGCCTGCTCACCAAACAAATCAGCTGA
- a CDS encoding zinc-dependent peptidase, translating into MPNDTLYTKIDSTGKLLLAPGNNPRLPAETLTDTATSPSLRPDLDNPIVIATLLLVILAPFLAKLFQAMLRRKKWRKDLKTNSRSYHEHLLEHNHYYRQLPVEEQVRFLKRVTVFMHAREFRYMNIEPQERMPILISAAAVQLTFGLNEFLLDHFKVIYVLKEDYRYGHYNMPFMGHVDHSGIYLSWNNFLRGFQNYNDAHNVGIHEMAHALAYVNFMSDSGHDPHFRGQFRDFSKIARPIFNRMQRGEQFLLDSYAATNYNEFWAVSVETFFEKPMQMRSEMPDLYEAMCQLLNQDPLAWKALS; encoded by the coding sequence ATGCCGAACGATACCCTCTATACCAAGATTGACTCAACGGGAAAGCTCCTCCTTGCCCCCGGAAATAATCCCCGTCTACCGGCGGAAACCCTGACGGATACCGCTACCTCCCCTTCCCTCCGCCCCGACCTCGACAACCCGATCGTGATCGCCACCCTTTTACTGGTGATCCTGGCCCCGTTCCTGGCAAAATTGTTCCAGGCCATGCTCCGGCGTAAAAAATGGCGCAAAGACCTGAAAACGAATTCCCGTTCCTACCATGAGCATCTCCTGGAACACAACCACTACTACCGGCAACTTCCAGTCGAAGAACAGGTGCGTTTCCTGAAACGCGTTACTGTATTTATGCATGCCCGCGAATTCAGGTACATGAACATTGAGCCGCAGGAAAGGATGCCCATTCTGATCAGTGCGGCAGCCGTACAACTCACTTTCGGCCTCAACGAATTCCTCCTCGATCATTTCAAAGTGATCTATGTATTGAAGGAAGACTACCGCTATGGCCACTACAACATGCCTTTCATGGGACATGTGGACCATTCCGGTATTTACCTCTCCTGGAACAATTTCCTCCGCGGATTTCAGAATTACAACGACGCCCACAACGTAGGCATCCACGAAATGGCGCACGCGCTGGCTTATGTGAACTTTATGAGCGATTCCGGCCACGACCCCCATTTCCGCGGGCAGTTCAGGGATTTCTCTAAAATAGCCCGGCCCATATTTAACCGGATGCAGCGCGGCGAACAATTCCTGCTGGATTCTTATGCCGCCACCAACTACAACGAGTTCTGGGCCGTAAGCGTGGAGACTTTTTTTGAGAAACCCATGCAAATGCGCAGTGAGATGCCCGATCTTTATGAAGCCATGTGCCAGCTCCTGAACCAGGACCCGCTCGCCTGGAAAGCACTCTCCTAA
- the aspS gene encoding aspartate--tRNA ligase: MYRTHTCGELRAAHTGTETTLAGWVQTVRKFGSITFVDLRDRYGITQLVFSESLNQQLDEQPLGREFVLQATGAVVERTNKNPNIPTGDIEINVTSYKILNKSAVPPFTIQDDTDGGDDLRMKFRYLDLRRNAVKKNLELRYAVNRAARNYLHENHFMDIETPFLIKSTPEGARDFVVPSRMNQGQFYALPQSPQTFKQLLMVSGYDRYYQVVKCFRDEDLRADRQPEFTQIDCEMAFVEQEDILTMFEGMIKHIFREVKNVDITEKVQRMSWDEAMTRYGNDKPDIRFGMEITNLKSPFTGDDNATIAAAGFKVFDDAQTVLAISVPGCSEYTRKQTDELTDWVKRPQIGMNGLVFIKCNTDGSFKSSVDKFFDADKLKQLAADCKAQPGDLILILAGLEERTRKATSELRLEMGERLGMRKKDEFKLLWVLDFPLFEYAEADGDEPGRWVARHHPFTSPKPDHISIMINNNPVIEDQANYLSHPYAGIKANAYDMVLNGNEIGGGSIRIFQRELQEKMFAALGMSDEEARHKFGFLLGAFEYGAPPHGGIAFGFDRLCSIMGGSESIRDFIAFPKNNSGRDVMLDAPSEIDAKQKKELGLN; the protein is encoded by the coding sequence ATGTACAGAACCCATACCTGCGGCGAACTGAGAGCGGCCCATACCGGAACGGAAACAACCCTGGCCGGCTGGGTGCAGACCGTCAGGAAATTCGGCAGCATCACTTTTGTGGACCTCCGCGACCGCTACGGCATCACGCAGCTCGTATTCAGCGAATCGCTCAACCAACAATTGGATGAGCAGCCGCTGGGCAGGGAATTTGTACTCCAGGCCACAGGCGCCGTGGTGGAAAGGACCAATAAGAACCCGAATATCCCCACGGGTGATATAGAGATCAATGTTACTTCTTATAAAATTCTGAATAAATCCGCCGTTCCACCCTTCACCATCCAGGATGATACCGATGGGGGAGATGACCTCCGGATGAAGTTCCGTTACCTTGACCTCCGCAGGAACGCCGTGAAAAAGAACCTGGAACTGCGTTACGCTGTGAACCGGGCCGCCAGGAACTACCTCCATGAAAACCATTTTATGGATATCGAAACGCCGTTCCTGATCAAATCCACACCCGAAGGCGCGCGCGATTTCGTGGTGCCTTCCCGCATGAACCAGGGACAGTTCTATGCGCTCCCGCAATCGCCGCAAACCTTCAAGCAATTGCTGATGGTGAGCGGCTACGACCGTTATTACCAGGTAGTGAAATGTTTCCGTGACGAGGACCTGCGTGCTGACCGCCAACCTGAATTTACCCAGATCGATTGTGAAATGGCTTTCGTGGAACAGGAAGATATCCTCACCATGTTCGAAGGCATGATCAAACATATTTTCAGAGAAGTAAAAAATGTGGACATCACCGAAAAAGTGCAGCGCATGAGCTGGGATGAAGCCATGACCCGCTACGGCAACGATAAGCCCGATATCCGCTTCGGCATGGAAATCACTAACCTGAAATCTCCTTTCACCGGAGACGACAACGCTACCATCGCGGCCGCAGGCTTCAAAGTATTTGATGACGCGCAAACCGTGCTCGCCATCTCTGTGCCCGGTTGCAGCGAATACACCCGCAAACAAACCGATGAACTCACCGACTGGGTAAAACGCCCGCAGATCGGCATGAACGGGCTGGTGTTCATCAAATGCAATACAGATGGCAGCTTCAAAAGCAGTGTCGATAAATTCTTCGATGCCGATAAATTAAAGCAACTGGCCGCTGATTGTAAGGCGCAACCCGGCGATCTGATCCTGATCCTTGCCGGTCTGGAAGAAAGAACCCGCAAAGCCACGAGTGAACTGCGCCTTGAAATGGGTGAACGCCTTGGTATGCGGAAAAAAGATGAGTTCAAACTGTTATGGGTACTCGATTTCCCGCTTTTCGAATACGCGGAGGCGGATGGCGATGAACCCGGCAGATGGGTGGCGCGCCACCATCCGTTCACCTCTCCGAAACCGGATCATATCAGTATCATGATCAATAATAATCCGGTGATCGAGGACCAGGCCAACTACCTGTCGCATCCTTACGCGGGCATCAAGGCCAACGCCTACGATATGGTGCTGAACGGCAACGAAATTGGCGGTGGTTCCATCCGGATCTTCCAGCGTGAACTCCAAGAGAAAATGTTCGCGGCCCTGGGCATGAGCGACGAAGAAGCACGCCACAAATTCGGGTTCCTGCTCGGCGCCTTCGAATACGGCGCGCCACCACACGGCGGCATAGCCTTTGGCTTCGACAGGCTCTGCTCCATCATGGGGGGCAGCGAAAGCATCCGGGATTTTATCGCCTTCCCCAAAAACAACAGTGGCCGGGATGTGATGCTGGATGCACCTTCCGAAATTGACGCGAAACAAAAGAAAGAACTGGGAC